From Fusarium oxysporum f. sp. lycopersici 4287 chromosome 10, whole genome shotgun sequence:
GGATTATTCTTTGACGTTCGTATCATGGTTTGCGGGCGAGGCAGAGCGGATCCAAGGAACTTGTTTCGCCCCGTCTGCGCCAGATAGACGAGTAGTCACCATCAAGCAGCCACTCGGTGTCGCCGTCGCGTTGGTGCCGTGGAACTTTCCCGTTGCTATGGTTCTGAgaaaggctgctgctgcgttGGCGGCTGGTTGTACGATGGTGGTTAAGCCATCGCCTGAAACGCCGGTTACTGCTATGGCTTTGGCCAAGTTGGCCAGTGAGGCTGGATTTCCAGACGGCGTTCTGAATGTCTTGCCGACAAGCTTGGAAAACACGCCTTCGCTTAGTCAAGCTCTTTGCAAGCATGATTTAGTTAAGAAGGTTACCTTTACAGGATCAACACGCGTTGGGACTCTGGTTGCGAACCACTGCAGTTTGGGTCTCAAGAAAGTGGTTCTGGAGCTAGGCGGTAATTGCCCTTGTCTTATCTTCGATGATGCAGACATCGAAGCAGCTTTGCGCGAACTCGTCGGCCTCAAATGGCGTCATGCTGGTCAAGCTTGCGTTACAGTCAATCGCTTCCTTGTGCAGTCTGGGGTATATGACAAGTTCCTTCAGCGCTTCGTTGAAGAGACTGCCAAGTATGTCATCGGCCACGGCGCTGCTGAAGGAACTACCCTCGGACCTGTCACGAAGCCCGAAAGTTTGGATCGAGCTGAGCGACTTATTAAAGATGCTGTTTCGAAAGGTGCTCGAATTGTCACTGGAGGCAATCGTGTTTCTCCCAAGGGAGGCGAAGGTGGTTATTTCTTCGAGCCGACGATTCTCGCTGATATGTCGCATGACACTCTGATCTCC
This genomic window contains:
- a CDS encoding succinate-semialdehyde dehydrogenase, encoding MAYSLPFKLNRSDLLITDSYIQGQTKPALSGSTFDVIDPGTNKPWTKVTNNSADDVDATVRVAHNAFQSFKKTSPRARAQWLLKWDALIREHKADLATLLVYETGKPYVEAIGEMDYSLTFVSWFAGEAERIQGTCFAPSAPDRRVVTIKQPLGVAVALVPWNFPVAMVLRKAAAALAAGCTMVVKPSPETPVTAMALAKLASEAGFPDGVLNVLPTSLENTPSLSQALCKHDLVKKVTFTGSTRVGTLVANHCSLGLKKVVLELGGNCPCLIFDDADIEAALRELVGLKWRHAGQACVTVNRFLVQSGVYDKFLQRFVEETAKYVIGHGAAEGTTLGPVTKPESLDRAERLIKDAVSKGARIVTGGNRVSPKGGEGGYFFEPTILADMSHDTLISCEECFAPIAAFYKFETEEEAVQAANDTPMGLASYAFTKNADRIWRMLENLEAGMIALNTGNSSAAESPFGGIKMSGYGKEAGKDVAVSEYMISKTGTITVDGLV
- a CDS encoding succinate-semialdehyde dehydrogenase, producing the protein MDYSLTFVSWFAGEAERIQGTCFAPSAPDRRVVTIKQPLGVAVALVPWNFPVAMVLRKAAAALAAGCTMVVKPSPETPVTAMALAKLASEAGFPDGVLNVLPTSLENTPSLSQALCKHDLVKKVTFTGSTRVGTLVANHCSLGLKKVVLELGGNCPCLIFDDADIEAALRELVGLKWRHAGQACVTVNRFLVQSGVYDKFLQRFVEETAKYVIGHGAAEGTTLGPVTKPESLDRAERLIKDAVSKGARIVTGGNRVSPKGGEGGYFFEPTILADMSHDTLISCEECFAPIAAFYKFETEEEAVQAANDTPMGLASYAFTKNADRIWRMLENLEAGMIALNTGDYSAWILMMCADEILGNSSAAESPFGGIKMSGYGKEAGKDVAVSEYMISKTGTITVDGLV
- a CDS encoding succinate-semialdehyde dehydrogenase — protein: MAYSLPFKLNRSDLLITDSYIQGQTKPALSGSTFDVIDPGTNKPWTKVTNNSADDVDATVRVAHNAFQSFKKTSPRARAQWLLKWDALIREHKADLATLLVYETGKPYVEAIGEMDYSLTFVSWFAGEAERIQGTCFAPSAPDRRVVTIKQPLGVAVALVPWNFPVAMVLRKAAAALAAGCTMVVKPSPETPVTAMALAKLASEAGFPDGVLNVLPTSLENTPSLSQALCKHDLVKKVTFTGSTRVGTLVANHCSLGLKKVVLELGGNCPCLIFDDADIEAALRELVGLKWRHAGQACVTVNRFLVQSGVYDKFLQRFVEETAKYVIGHGAAEGTTLGPVTKPESLDRAERLIKDAVSKGARIVTGGNRVSPKGGEGGYFFEPTILADMSHDTLISCEECFAPIAAFYKFETEEEAVQAANDTPMGLASYAFTKNADRIWRMLENLEAGMIALNTGDYSAWILMMCADEILGNSSAAESPFGGIKMSGYGKEAGKDVAVSEYMISKTGTITVDGLV